Sequence from the Rhodococcus jostii RHA1 genome:
CGCCGAGTTCCTTGGCGAGAGCGGGATACTCGTCGATGTCGACCTCCACTTCGACGGGAGGTTCCGGCTCGCCTGCGAGGTCCGCGACGACCTGTCCCACCACCCTGCGCACCGCCGCGCACGGTCCGCACCAGTCGGCGGAGAAATGGAGAACGGTGGCCCGTCGAGGGTGCTCGGGCGACGCCGGCCCGACGCCCGCCGCCTCGAGGAGCAACCGTCGCTGGTCGGTCACGACCCCGGTCGTCCCGCCGGTACTCCGGACCGTCCCCTCGCGGCGTTGCCAGACGAGCCCGAACGCGACGGCGGCGAACAGTGCGATGAGTAATAGTGTGATTCCGGTCATCGGCTCTGCAGTTCGTTCAGGTCGATCGTGACGTTGTTGCCGACGCCCTCGATGACGATCTGCGAGCCTTCCGCGTAGACCTCCGTCGGCTGGACGCCGAACGGGAGTTCCCGGGGGTCGATCGTGCGGGTGAAGAGGCCGAGGATCGCGGGGGCGAGGGGTTCGGGGATGGTGAAGTCGGCGTGGCCTTCGGGGCCGAAGTAGAAGTCGCTGGCGACGATCTTCACCTGACCGCCGTCGAGAACCAGGTCGGCCTGCACGCTGACCGTGGTTTCGATGGGCCCGACGGGGACCGTGCCGGTGAGGACGACGCCGCCCGCGGTCGGCATCCCCGAGCCGCCGGAGCCGCCGGTGCCGTCCGACTTACTGGCCGGCGGGGCCGAAACCTGCAGGTCGGGGATGTCGAGGAAGCGTCCCAGGTCGGTGGCGTCGATGAGCATGCGGCCGGAGAGGTGATCGACCGGAAGGGTCTTCACGGAGCCGTCGACGAGGTCGGACAGCGGCGCGGAGACACCCAGGAGGGTGGACTCGACCGTCACCTCACCCACGACGTCACTCTGTACTCCCTGCGCGCGGATCTCGATGTTCTCGTACTTTCCGTCCCACGCCTGGTTGAGGAACGGAAAGCCGTGAACCGTCACCTCGGGATCCGCTGTGAGGGACGCGCCTGCCCGCAGTTCCCGCGACACCCGGTACTCCGCGTAGGCCGCCGAACCGAAGTCGACGACGAGACCGAGAGCCACGAGGAAGACGATTCCGATGATGAGTTTCCGCACGGCCCCATTGTGACGGACACCGGTCGGGGGAGTGTCGGTGCGACCTCCGCGCCGCTTGCCGGGGTTCGGTGCAACGAACGCCGACGGCGGCGCGCTACTCTGTCACCGACAAAAGTGTCGATACCTTCAGTGTCGATCTACCTGGACCGGCGGATGAACGATCCGTCGGCCGGCCGGGTACGACGGCGACGAGATGGGAGGCTGTGTGGAGCTACTGCTTCTTACCTCCGACCCCAACCCCGAGGCAGTGCTTCCTGCCCTCGCCCTGCTGGCGCATTCGGTGCGGCCAGCCCCGACGGAGGTGTCCTCTCTCCTGGAAGCGAGCTCCGCCGACATCGCCCTGGTGGATGCGCGCACCGATCTCGCGGCGGCTCGCGGCCTCTGCCGGCTGCTGGGCAGCACGGGTTCCGCGGTTCCCGTGGTGGCGGTGCTCACCGAAGGTGGCCTGGTGGCGGTCAATTCCGACTGGGGCCTCGACGACATCCTGCTCCCGGGCACCGGTCCGGCCGAGGTGGACGCCCGTCTCCGACTGCTGGTCGGACGCACCGGCGGCGTCGCCAGCCCGGAGGCCTCCGGCAAGATCACGCTGGGCGAACTGGTCATCGACGAGGGCACGTACACGGCCCGTCTGCGCGGCCGGCCCCTCGACCTCACCTACAAGGAGTTCGAACTCCTCAAATACCTGGCACAGCACGCGGGTCGCGTCTTCACCCGCGCGCAGTTGCTGCAGGAGGTGTGGGGTTACGACTTCTTCGGCGGTACCCGCACGGTCGACGTCCACGTGCGTCGTCTGCGCGCCAAGCTGGGCAGCGAGTACGAATCCTTGATCGGTACAGTCCGCAACGTCGGCTACAAGGCCGTCCGTCCCACCCGCAGCAAGTCGGGTGTGCCGGTGCCGCCCGTCG
This genomic interval carries:
- a CDS encoding thioredoxin family protein, with translation MTGITLLLIALFAAVAFGLVWQRREGTVRSTGGTTGVVTDQRRLLLEAAGVGPASPEHPRRATVLHFSADWCGPCAAVRRVVGQVVADLAGEPEPPVEVEVDIDEYPALAKELGVLSLPTTFILDADLQQRFRVSGVPAATDLRAALEPLTRPPASNS
- a CDS encoding LmeA family phospholipid-binding protein; the protein is MRKLIIGIVFLVALGLVVDFGSAAYAEYRVSRELRAGASLTADPEVTVHGFPFLNQAWDGKYENIEIRAQGVQSDVVGEVTVESTLLGVSAPLSDLVDGSVKTLPVDHLSGRMLIDATDLGRFLDIPDLQVSAPPASKSDGTGGSGGSGMPTAGGVVLTGTVPVGPIETTVSVQADLVLDGGQVKIVASDFYFGPEGHADFTIPEPLAPAILGLFTRTIDPRELPFGVQPTEVYAEGSQIVIEGVGNNVTIDLNELQSR
- a CDS encoding winged helix-turn-helix transcriptional regulator — protein: MELLLLTSDPNPEAVLPALALLAHSVRPAPTEVSSLLEASSADIALVDARTDLAAARGLCRLLGSTGSAVPVVAVLTEGGLVAVNSDWGLDDILLPGTGPAEVDARLRLLVGRTGGVASPEASGKITLGELVIDEGTYTARLRGRPLDLTYKEFELLKYLAQHAGRVFTRAQLLQEVWGYDFFGGTRTVDVHVRRLRAKLGSEYESLIGTVRNVGYKAVRPTRSKSGVPVPPVDDLDAEDADFESAEGPAIQ